A window of Silurus meridionalis isolate SWU-2019-XX chromosome 28, ASM1480568v1, whole genome shotgun sequence contains these coding sequences:
- the fnip2 gene encoding folliculin-interacting protein 2 isoform X3, translating into MESSWASAEFDLAQIRLIVYQDCERRGRQVLFDSKAIRKLEPSELNVDETKTPPTRSGACQIGCKAKPKEAPPTYQYTRPSSDVNMLGEMMFGSVAMSYKGSTLKIHHIRSPPQLMISKVFSARCGSSNTGSTNTLQDSLDSISQTCPSHSSSIAHSNPVDMPGRGHSEDSDSGIARSASLSSLLATPLPSPGSSYSSGCASSYQRRWLRSQATSLQHGLIPRWSTDEMFSLSDESCSSNPGLGRRKKIAISIIISLPEKEEENQSFQEFFFSHFPLFESHMNKLKTAIERAMIVCRRIAEPSQRVQVYLCRVMEALGEFRMTVWNLYMAPRITEPIWLTMVSQSAERTQLCQRFLKEMSVLMEHGAKTQFLSSLVTAVLMYHLAWVPTVMPSNHPPIKAVYHKHLSHTVDLLAKCHPYNPLWAQLGDLYGALGSPVRVCRTVVVGRRRELVQRVLYVLSYFIRCSDLQENSLPHTQVDSPANPCPSQITNPTPCPERTNEKPFICESEAAKFTLNPGRTNKKTLVADADFSDPTSSLEVTSTEADGSESPDSSPFLETANDRLDCAHECAGGAGLECSSANPSPPMHKVRFMIGSPNELENYSQCPYQCGRCLHRKMPSRLSTGSLDSSDEEEQSHGQTCTGNETQQHELPLPSCDMELHLDVNHFGRSLLGGYSPQYMPDFVLHGVTSDQRLKQCLMADLEHTVLHPALDEPVAEAVCIVADTDRLSVQVATTQRRVCEPGQIGRDVMVSNLIHTLLTSVLQLHALNMAADFCVMHLEDRLQEVYFKSCSLAEYLSGQRRVNVKELGLALGIESNDLPLLTAVASTHSPYVAQILL; encoded by the exons CTGGGCTTCGGCTGAGTTCGATCTCGCACAAATTCGCCTGATTGTGTATCAGGATTGTGAAAGAAGGGGTCGCCAAGTTCTCTTCGACTCCAAGGCTATACGGAAGTTAGAGCCCTCTGAACTG AATGTTGACGAGACGAAAACCCCGCCCACCCGGAGTGGGGCGTGCCAAATCGGCTGCAAGGCGAAGCCAAaagaagctccgcccacttatCAG TACACAAGACCATCCTCCGACGTGAACATGCTCGGGGAGATGATGTTTGGTTCCGTCGCTATGAGCTACAAAGGATCCACGCTGAAGATTCACCACATCCG ATCCCCCCCGCAGCTGATGATCAGTAAGGTTTTCTCAGCACGTTGTGGAAGCAGTAACACAGGCAGCACCAACAC TCTGCAGGACAGCCTGGACTCGATCAGTCAGACGTGCCCGAGTCACAGCAGCAGTATAg CTCACAGTAATCCTGTGGACATGCCCGGCCGTGGACACAGTGAAGACAGTGACAGTGGTATCGCTCGTTCAG CGTCACTCAGCAGCCTCTTGGCCACGCCCCTTCCCTCGCCTGGTTCGTCCTACAGTAGCGGGTGTGCCAGCAGTTACCAACGGCGATGGCTCCGTAGCCAAGCGACCAGCCTCCAGCACGGCCTGATCCCTCGCTG gaGCACGGATGAAATGTTCAGCCTTTCGGATGAGAGCTGCAGCTCGAACCCCGGGCTCGGGCGCAGGAAGAAGATCGcaatcagcatcatcatcagccTGCccgagaaagaggaggagaaccAGAGCTTTCAGGAGTTCTTCTTCTCTCATTTCCCGCTGTTTGAGTCCCACATGAACAAACTGAAGACCGCCATCGAGAGG gcaaTGATTGTGTGTAGGAGAATAGCGGAGCCCAGTCAGCGGGTGCAGGTGTATCTGTGCCGGGTTATGGAGGCACTGGGAGAATTCAG GATGACCGTATGGAACCTCTACATGGCTCCACGGATCACCGAGCCCATCTGGCTGACCATGGTATCCCAGAGTGCCGAGCGAACCCAGCTGTGTCAGCGCTTCCTGAAGGAGATGAGTGTGCTCATGGAGCATGGAGCCAAAACCCA GTTCCTGTCGTCTCTCGTCACTGCTGTTCTCATGTATCACCTCGCCTGGGTTCCCACGGTGATGCCAAGCAACCACCCGCCAATCAAAGCTGTTTACCACAAACACTTGTCTCACACGGTGGACCTGCTGGCCAAGTGTCACCCATATAACCCACTGTGGGCTCAgctag gagatcTATACGGTGCTTTGGGTTCTCCTGTTCGAGTGTGCCGCACTGTGGTTGTGGGACGCCGCCGTGAGCTGGTGCAGCGCGTCCTCTACGTCCTTTCCTACTTCATCCGCTGCTCTGACCTCCAGGAAAACTCCCTTCCTCACACCCAGGTGGACAGTCCTGCCAATCCGTGCCCCTCTCAAATCACTAACCCCACCCCCTGCCCTGAAAGGACCAATGAGAAACCGTTTATCTGTGAGTCAGAAGCTGCAAAGTTTACTCTTAACCCCGGGAGGACCAATAAGAAAACACTGGTGGCTGACGCGGATTTTAGCGATCCGACTTCCAGCTTGGAAGTAACCAGCACAGAGGCGGACGGTTCTGAATCACCCGACTCCTCCCCCTTTTTAGAAACAGCCAATGATCGCCTGGACTGTGCTCACGAATGTGCAGGTGGGGCCGGACTAGAGTGCTCCTCCGCCAATCCTAGCCCTCCTATGCACAAGGTGCGCTTCATGATCGGCAGCCCAAATGAGTTGGAGAACTACAGTCAATGTCCGTATCAGTGTGGGCGGTGCTTACACAGGAAGATGCCCAGTCGGCTTTCAACGGGGAGCTTGGACAGTTCAGATGAGGAGGAACAGTCGCACGGGCAGACGTGCACGGGAAATGAAACGCAGCAACATGAACTACCACttcccag TTGCGACATGGAGCTTCACCTCGACGTGAATCATTTTGGCCGCTCTCTGCTTGGAGGTTATAGTCCCCAGTACATGCCTGACTTCGTCCTGCACGGCGTCACCTCGGATCAACGCCTCAAGCAGTGTCTGATGGCCGACCTGGAACATACAGTACTG cacCCTGCACTGGACGAGCCGGTTGCTGAGGCCGTGTGCATCGTGGCAGATACGGACCGCCTCTCTGTTCAGGTGGCTACGACTCAGCGGCGTGTGTGTGAGCCAGGACAGATAGGAAGAGACGTGATGGTCTCCAACCTCatccacacactcctcacatcTGTGCTGCAGCTGCATGCGCTCAACATGGCTGCCGACTTT tgtgtcatGCACTTGGAGGACCGCTTGCAGGAAGTCTACTTTAAGAGCTGTTCTTTGGCAGAGTATCTGAGTGGACAGAGACGGGTTAATGTGAAGGAACTGGGACTAGCGCTGGG aatCGAGTCCAATGATCTTCCATTACTCACAGCTGTGGCCAGCACACACTCGCCCTACGTCGCCCAGATCCTCCTGTGA
- the fnip2 gene encoding folliculin-interacting protein 2 isoform X2: MKIKSQKKSSSAWWSNPDVFLDSWASAEFDLAQIRLIVYQDCERRGRQVLFDSKAIRKLEPSELNVDETKTPPTRSGACQIGCKAKPKEAPPTYQYTRPSSDVNMLGEMMFGSVAMSYKGSTLKIHHIRSPPQLMISKVFSARCGSSNTGSTNTLQDSLDSISQTCPSHSSSIAHSNPVDMPGRGHSEDSDSGIARSASLSSLLATPLPSPGSSYSSGCASSYQRRWLRSQATSLQHGLIPRWSTDEMFSLSDESCSSNPGLGRRKKIAISIIISLPEKEEENQSFQEFFFSHFPLFESHMNKLKTAIERAMIVCRRIAEPSQRVQVYLCRVMEALGEFRMTVWNLYMAPRITEPIWLTMVSQSAERTQLCQRFLKEMSVLMEHGAKTQFLSSLVTAVLMYHLAWVPTVMPSNHPPIKAVYHKHLSHTVDLLAKCHPYNPLWAQLGDLYGALGSPVRVCRTVVVGRRRELVQRVLYVLSYFIRCSDLQENSLPHTQVDSPANPCPSQITNPTPCPERTNEKPFICESEAAKFTLNPGRTNKKTLVADADFSDPTSSLEVTSTEADGSESPDSSPFLETANDRLDCAHECAGGAGLECSSANPSPPMHKVRFMIGSPNELENYSQCPYQCGRCLHRKMPSRLSTGSLDSSDEEEQSHGQTCTGNETQQHELPLPSCDMELHLDVNHFGRSLLGGYSPQYMPDFVLHGVTSDQRLKQCLMADLEHTVLHPALDEPVAEAVCIVADTDRLSVQVATTQRRVCEPGQIGRDVMVSNLIHTLLTSVLQLHALNMAADFCVMHLEDRLQEVYFKSCSLAEYLSGQRRVNVKELGLALGIESNDLPLLTAVASTHSPYVAQILL; the protein is encoded by the exons CTGGGCTTCGGCTGAGTTCGATCTCGCACAAATTCGCCTGATTGTGTATCAGGATTGTGAAAGAAGGGGTCGCCAAGTTCTCTTCGACTCCAAGGCTATACGGAAGTTAGAGCCCTCTGAACTG AATGTTGACGAGACGAAAACCCCGCCCACCCGGAGTGGGGCGTGCCAAATCGGCTGCAAGGCGAAGCCAAaagaagctccgcccacttatCAG TACACAAGACCATCCTCCGACGTGAACATGCTCGGGGAGATGATGTTTGGTTCCGTCGCTATGAGCTACAAAGGATCCACGCTGAAGATTCACCACATCCG ATCCCCCCCGCAGCTGATGATCAGTAAGGTTTTCTCAGCACGTTGTGGAAGCAGTAACACAGGCAGCACCAACAC TCTGCAGGACAGCCTGGACTCGATCAGTCAGACGTGCCCGAGTCACAGCAGCAGTATAg CTCACAGTAATCCTGTGGACATGCCCGGCCGTGGACACAGTGAAGACAGTGACAGTGGTATCGCTCGTTCAG CGTCACTCAGCAGCCTCTTGGCCACGCCCCTTCCCTCGCCTGGTTCGTCCTACAGTAGCGGGTGTGCCAGCAGTTACCAACGGCGATGGCTCCGTAGCCAAGCGACCAGCCTCCAGCACGGCCTGATCCCTCGCTG gaGCACGGATGAAATGTTCAGCCTTTCGGATGAGAGCTGCAGCTCGAACCCCGGGCTCGGGCGCAGGAAGAAGATCGcaatcagcatcatcatcagccTGCccgagaaagaggaggagaaccAGAGCTTTCAGGAGTTCTTCTTCTCTCATTTCCCGCTGTTTGAGTCCCACATGAACAAACTGAAGACCGCCATCGAGAGG gcaaTGATTGTGTGTAGGAGAATAGCGGAGCCCAGTCAGCGGGTGCAGGTGTATCTGTGCCGGGTTATGGAGGCACTGGGAGAATTCAG GATGACCGTATGGAACCTCTACATGGCTCCACGGATCACCGAGCCCATCTGGCTGACCATGGTATCCCAGAGTGCCGAGCGAACCCAGCTGTGTCAGCGCTTCCTGAAGGAGATGAGTGTGCTCATGGAGCATGGAGCCAAAACCCA GTTCCTGTCGTCTCTCGTCACTGCTGTTCTCATGTATCACCTCGCCTGGGTTCCCACGGTGATGCCAAGCAACCACCCGCCAATCAAAGCTGTTTACCACAAACACTTGTCTCACACGGTGGACCTGCTGGCCAAGTGTCACCCATATAACCCACTGTGGGCTCAgctag gagatcTATACGGTGCTTTGGGTTCTCCTGTTCGAGTGTGCCGCACTGTGGTTGTGGGACGCCGCCGTGAGCTGGTGCAGCGCGTCCTCTACGTCCTTTCCTACTTCATCCGCTGCTCTGACCTCCAGGAAAACTCCCTTCCTCACACCCAGGTGGACAGTCCTGCCAATCCGTGCCCCTCTCAAATCACTAACCCCACCCCCTGCCCTGAAAGGACCAATGAGAAACCGTTTATCTGTGAGTCAGAAGCTGCAAAGTTTACTCTTAACCCCGGGAGGACCAATAAGAAAACACTGGTGGCTGACGCGGATTTTAGCGATCCGACTTCCAGCTTGGAAGTAACCAGCACAGAGGCGGACGGTTCTGAATCACCCGACTCCTCCCCCTTTTTAGAAACAGCCAATGATCGCCTGGACTGTGCTCACGAATGTGCAGGTGGGGCCGGACTAGAGTGCTCCTCCGCCAATCCTAGCCCTCCTATGCACAAGGTGCGCTTCATGATCGGCAGCCCAAATGAGTTGGAGAACTACAGTCAATGTCCGTATCAGTGTGGGCGGTGCTTACACAGGAAGATGCCCAGTCGGCTTTCAACGGGGAGCTTGGACAGTTCAGATGAGGAGGAACAGTCGCACGGGCAGACGTGCACGGGAAATGAAACGCAGCAACATGAACTACCACttcccag TTGCGACATGGAGCTTCACCTCGACGTGAATCATTTTGGCCGCTCTCTGCTTGGAGGTTATAGTCCCCAGTACATGCCTGACTTCGTCCTGCACGGCGTCACCTCGGATCAACGCCTCAAGCAGTGTCTGATGGCCGACCTGGAACATACAGTACTG cacCCTGCACTGGACGAGCCGGTTGCTGAGGCCGTGTGCATCGTGGCAGATACGGACCGCCTCTCTGTTCAGGTGGCTACGACTCAGCGGCGTGTGTGTGAGCCAGGACAGATAGGAAGAGACGTGATGGTCTCCAACCTCatccacacactcctcacatcTGTGCTGCAGCTGCATGCGCTCAACATGGCTGCCGACTTT tgtgtcatGCACTTGGAGGACCGCTTGCAGGAAGTCTACTTTAAGAGCTGTTCTTTGGCAGAGTATCTGAGTGGACAGAGACGGGTTAATGTGAAGGAACTGGGACTAGCGCTGGG aatCGAGTCCAATGATCTTCCATTACTCACAGCTGTGGCCAGCACACACTCGCCCTACGTCGCCCAGATCCTCCTGTGA
- the fnip2 gene encoding folliculin-interacting protein 2 isoform X1 yields the protein MAPMLLQKLFNKKAANTTGGARESAADAENRWASAEFDLAQIRLIVYQDCERRGRQVLFDSKAIRKLEPSELNVDETKTPPTRSGACQIGCKAKPKEAPPTYQYTRPSSDVNMLGEMMFGSVAMSYKGSTLKIHHIRSPPQLMISKVFSARCGSSNTGSTNTLQDSLDSISQTCPSHSSSIAHSNPVDMPGRGHSEDSDSGIARSASLSSLLATPLPSPGSSYSSGCASSYQRRWLRSQATSLQHGLIPRWSTDEMFSLSDESCSSNPGLGRRKKIAISIIISLPEKEEENQSFQEFFFSHFPLFESHMNKLKTAIERAMIVCRRIAEPSQRVQVYLCRVMEALGEFRMTVWNLYMAPRITEPIWLTMVSQSAERTQLCQRFLKEMSVLMEHGAKTQFLSSLVTAVLMYHLAWVPTVMPSNHPPIKAVYHKHLSHTVDLLAKCHPYNPLWAQLGDLYGALGSPVRVCRTVVVGRRRELVQRVLYVLSYFIRCSDLQENSLPHTQVDSPANPCPSQITNPTPCPERTNEKPFICESEAAKFTLNPGRTNKKTLVADADFSDPTSSLEVTSTEADGSESPDSSPFLETANDRLDCAHECAGGAGLECSSANPSPPMHKVRFMIGSPNELENYSQCPYQCGRCLHRKMPSRLSTGSLDSSDEEEQSHGQTCTGNETQQHELPLPSCDMELHLDVNHFGRSLLGGYSPQYMPDFVLHGVTSDQRLKQCLMADLEHTVLHPALDEPVAEAVCIVADTDRLSVQVATTQRRVCEPGQIGRDVMVSNLIHTLLTSVLQLHALNMAADFCVMHLEDRLQEVYFKSCSLAEYLSGQRRVNVKELGLALGIESNDLPLLTAVASTHSPYVAQILL from the exons CTGGGCTTCGGCTGAGTTCGATCTCGCACAAATTCGCCTGATTGTGTATCAGGATTGTGAAAGAAGGGGTCGCCAAGTTCTCTTCGACTCCAAGGCTATACGGAAGTTAGAGCCCTCTGAACTG AATGTTGACGAGACGAAAACCCCGCCCACCCGGAGTGGGGCGTGCCAAATCGGCTGCAAGGCGAAGCCAAaagaagctccgcccacttatCAG TACACAAGACCATCCTCCGACGTGAACATGCTCGGGGAGATGATGTTTGGTTCCGTCGCTATGAGCTACAAAGGATCCACGCTGAAGATTCACCACATCCG ATCCCCCCCGCAGCTGATGATCAGTAAGGTTTTCTCAGCACGTTGTGGAAGCAGTAACACAGGCAGCACCAACAC TCTGCAGGACAGCCTGGACTCGATCAGTCAGACGTGCCCGAGTCACAGCAGCAGTATAg CTCACAGTAATCCTGTGGACATGCCCGGCCGTGGACACAGTGAAGACAGTGACAGTGGTATCGCTCGTTCAG CGTCACTCAGCAGCCTCTTGGCCACGCCCCTTCCCTCGCCTGGTTCGTCCTACAGTAGCGGGTGTGCCAGCAGTTACCAACGGCGATGGCTCCGTAGCCAAGCGACCAGCCTCCAGCACGGCCTGATCCCTCGCTG gaGCACGGATGAAATGTTCAGCCTTTCGGATGAGAGCTGCAGCTCGAACCCCGGGCTCGGGCGCAGGAAGAAGATCGcaatcagcatcatcatcagccTGCccgagaaagaggaggagaaccAGAGCTTTCAGGAGTTCTTCTTCTCTCATTTCCCGCTGTTTGAGTCCCACATGAACAAACTGAAGACCGCCATCGAGAGG gcaaTGATTGTGTGTAGGAGAATAGCGGAGCCCAGTCAGCGGGTGCAGGTGTATCTGTGCCGGGTTATGGAGGCACTGGGAGAATTCAG GATGACCGTATGGAACCTCTACATGGCTCCACGGATCACCGAGCCCATCTGGCTGACCATGGTATCCCAGAGTGCCGAGCGAACCCAGCTGTGTCAGCGCTTCCTGAAGGAGATGAGTGTGCTCATGGAGCATGGAGCCAAAACCCA GTTCCTGTCGTCTCTCGTCACTGCTGTTCTCATGTATCACCTCGCCTGGGTTCCCACGGTGATGCCAAGCAACCACCCGCCAATCAAAGCTGTTTACCACAAACACTTGTCTCACACGGTGGACCTGCTGGCCAAGTGTCACCCATATAACCCACTGTGGGCTCAgctag gagatcTATACGGTGCTTTGGGTTCTCCTGTTCGAGTGTGCCGCACTGTGGTTGTGGGACGCCGCCGTGAGCTGGTGCAGCGCGTCCTCTACGTCCTTTCCTACTTCATCCGCTGCTCTGACCTCCAGGAAAACTCCCTTCCTCACACCCAGGTGGACAGTCCTGCCAATCCGTGCCCCTCTCAAATCACTAACCCCACCCCCTGCCCTGAAAGGACCAATGAGAAACCGTTTATCTGTGAGTCAGAAGCTGCAAAGTTTACTCTTAACCCCGGGAGGACCAATAAGAAAACACTGGTGGCTGACGCGGATTTTAGCGATCCGACTTCCAGCTTGGAAGTAACCAGCACAGAGGCGGACGGTTCTGAATCACCCGACTCCTCCCCCTTTTTAGAAACAGCCAATGATCGCCTGGACTGTGCTCACGAATGTGCAGGTGGGGCCGGACTAGAGTGCTCCTCCGCCAATCCTAGCCCTCCTATGCACAAGGTGCGCTTCATGATCGGCAGCCCAAATGAGTTGGAGAACTACAGTCAATGTCCGTATCAGTGTGGGCGGTGCTTACACAGGAAGATGCCCAGTCGGCTTTCAACGGGGAGCTTGGACAGTTCAGATGAGGAGGAACAGTCGCACGGGCAGACGTGCACGGGAAATGAAACGCAGCAACATGAACTACCACttcccag TTGCGACATGGAGCTTCACCTCGACGTGAATCATTTTGGCCGCTCTCTGCTTGGAGGTTATAGTCCCCAGTACATGCCTGACTTCGTCCTGCACGGCGTCACCTCGGATCAACGCCTCAAGCAGTGTCTGATGGCCGACCTGGAACATACAGTACTG cacCCTGCACTGGACGAGCCGGTTGCTGAGGCCGTGTGCATCGTGGCAGATACGGACCGCCTCTCTGTTCAGGTGGCTACGACTCAGCGGCGTGTGTGTGAGCCAGGACAGATAGGAAGAGACGTGATGGTCTCCAACCTCatccacacactcctcacatcTGTGCTGCAGCTGCATGCGCTCAACATGGCTGCCGACTTT tgtgtcatGCACTTGGAGGACCGCTTGCAGGAAGTCTACTTTAAGAGCTGTTCTTTGGCAGAGTATCTGAGTGGACAGAGACGGGTTAATGTGAAGGAACTGGGACTAGCGCTGGG aatCGAGTCCAATGATCTTCCATTACTCACAGCTGTGGCCAGCACACACTCGCCCTACGTCGCCCAGATCCTCCTGTGA